A genome region from Mesorhizobium sp. WSM2240 includes the following:
- the ugpC gene encoding sn-glycerol-3-phosphate ABC transporter ATP-binding protein UgpC, whose product MTAIALRQIRKSYGPLQVIHDVDIEIASGEFLVLVGPSGCGKSTLLRMIAGLEEISGGTLDIGGKVVNGLAPAERDIAMVFQDYALYPHMSVRENMAFGLKMRGEQENRIDKRVSKAANMLKIVPLLERRPAQLSGGQRQRVAMGRAIVREPLAFLFDEPLSNLDAALRVEMRLEIAKLHSRMKATTVYVTHDQVEAMTLADRIAVMNAGMVEQIGAPLELYHRPASLFVAQFIGSPTMNIVPAQITSIAKGMASLHILGRDISLPELRGQAPHQGAITLGIRPEDLATCPPEEAWFSGELAVAERLGSQTFGYVEVGEGHMLTVEFPRNETVTVGERIHVRGNPVAIHLFDRETGRRINQS is encoded by the coding sequence GTGACGGCAATTGCATTGAGGCAGATCAGGAAGTCCTACGGCCCACTTCAGGTCATCCACGATGTCGATATTGAGATTGCAAGCGGCGAGTTCCTTGTGCTCGTAGGGCCGTCCGGCTGCGGAAAATCCACACTGCTTCGCATGATAGCAGGGCTCGAAGAAATTTCAGGCGGTACGCTGGACATAGGTGGCAAAGTGGTGAACGGGCTGGCGCCCGCCGAGCGCGACATCGCCATGGTGTTCCAGGACTACGCCCTCTATCCGCATATGAGCGTGCGTGAAAACATGGCCTTCGGGCTAAAGATGCGCGGCGAACAGGAAAACAGGATCGACAAGCGTGTTTCCAAAGCGGCGAACATGCTGAAGATCGTGCCGCTTCTTGAGCGCCGTCCGGCTCAGCTTTCTGGAGGGCAGCGCCAGCGTGTCGCCATGGGCCGCGCCATCGTACGAGAACCTTTGGCATTTCTGTTTGATGAACCCCTATCGAATCTCGACGCGGCGCTCCGCGTCGAAATGCGCCTGGAGATCGCGAAGCTGCACAGCAGGATGAAGGCAACCACCGTTTATGTCACGCACGATCAGGTGGAAGCTATGACGCTGGCCGACCGTATCGCCGTCATGAATGCCGGGATGGTAGAGCAGATCGGCGCTCCGCTCGAGCTCTATCATCGCCCAGCGAGTCTCTTCGTCGCCCAGTTCATCGGCAGCCCAACAATGAATATTGTTCCGGCGCAGATCACCTCTATCGCCAAGGGCATGGCATCGCTCCACATTCTCGGTCGCGATATATCACTGCCGGAATTGCGTGGTCAGGCGCCCCATCAGGGCGCCATCACGCTCGGCATCCGGCCGGAAGACCTGGCAACCTGCCCGCCGGAGGAAGCCTGGTTCAGCGGCGAGCTGGCGGTCGCCGAGCGGCTCGGCAGTCAAACATTTGGCTATGTTGAAGTTGGCGAGGGGCACATGCTTACGGTGGAGTTCCCGCGAAATGAAACAGTAACGGTAGGCGAGCGCATCCATGTGCGGGGCAATCCCGTGGCCATACATCTGTTCGATCGCGAGACGGGCAGGCGGATCAACCAGTCGTGA
- a CDS encoding ubiquinone biosynthesis methyltransferase UbiE, whose amino-acid sequence MNIVSHTRNSDISFEAMIQIDMKIDTFISSWVHCHYISSYLARVVSHNRSDSVRYSNLFSSAVNELLEVAFRTRHPSGELACRVSRQGRTDRVELTFPCTPEERRFYEQALLQIEEPGVRERYLNSVSGDLAPSREVVLAELAIDYNATLSLEKGDDDDVAITLVVDLPLEDVPN is encoded by the coding sequence ATGAACATTGTTTCTCATACCAGAAATAGCGACATTTCATTTGAAGCTATGATACAGATCGATATGAAAATTGACACTTTTATATCATCATGGGTGCACTGCCACTATATATCATCTTACTTGGCGCGAGTGGTCAGCCATAACAGGTCTGACTCAGTCAGGTATTCAAATCTTTTTTCTTCTGCCGTCAACGAATTGCTGGAGGTCGCCTTTCGAACCCGCCATCCGAGCGGCGAACTGGCTTGCAGGGTGTCTCGGCAGGGCCGGACCGATAGGGTCGAATTGACGTTCCCTTGCACACCGGAGGAACGACGCTTCTATGAACAGGCCCTGTTGCAGATTGAAGAACCGGGTGTCAGGGAACGCTACCTCAATTCAGTGTCGGGGGATCTTGCGCCAAGTCGTGAAGTCGTACTCGCGGAATTGGCTATTGATTACAACGCAACCCTCAGCCTCGAAAAAGGCGACGATGACGATGTCGCGATCACGCTGGTGGTGGATCTTCCGCTAGAGGACGTACCAAATTGA
- a CDS encoding response regulator transcription factor: protein MVLSATFESRKPSNNTLCMSTNHRIAESSAATGGFAGNRERERSIIIVDNRARERERPVQNVNSSHFRAAVAVFGTIDELRRAYEHRRGPISAILLNIGGCKITDDGVAQDIEQLKSEFAAIPFVIVADNNDPAQIANALETGACGYIPTTVGIGVAVGAIELALAGGACVPASCTFSMRQRVFARNIQGAQPIRKILTARQIEVAEALRCGKANKIIAYELNLRESTVKVHIRKIMKKLNATNRTEAVYKMDTMLLRDAPVSG, encoded by the coding sequence ATGGTATTGTCTGCAACCTTCGAGAGCAGAAAGCCCTCAAACAACACGCTTTGCATGAGCACCAATCACAGGATCGCGGAAAGTTCTGCCGCCACAGGTGGATTCGCCGGAAACCGTGAACGCGAACGCTCCATCATCATTGTCGACAACCGCGCGCGTGAGCGGGAACGCCCGGTTCAAAACGTGAACTCCAGTCATTTCCGTGCGGCAGTAGCGGTCTTCGGGACTATCGATGAATTGCGCCGGGCGTACGAGCACCGCCGCGGCCCCATATCCGCCATCTTGCTGAATATTGGCGGATGCAAGATCACCGATGACGGCGTTGCCCAGGACATCGAACAGCTCAAGTCAGAGTTCGCAGCGATCCCTTTTGTCATCGTTGCGGATAACAATGATCCGGCGCAGATTGCCAATGCACTGGAAACCGGAGCCTGCGGCTATATCCCGACCACGGTCGGTATCGGAGTCGCGGTGGGTGCGATAGAACTGGCATTGGCTGGCGGCGCGTGTGTGCCCGCCAGCTGCACCTTTTCCATGCGGCAACGTGTTTTTGCCAGAAACATTCAGGGAGCGCAGCCGATCAGGAAAATACTCACGGCTCGTCAGATTGAAGTCGCCGAGGCGCTGCGTTGCGGCAAGGCGAACAAGATCATTGCCTATGAGCTCAATCTGCGAGAAAGCACGGTGAAGGTCCACATCCGCAAGATCATGAAGAAGCTAAACGCAACCAACCGGACCGAGGCGGTTTACAAAATGGATACCATGCTGCTTCGCGATGCTCCGGTTTCGGGGTAG
- a CDS encoding SpoIIE family protein phosphatase, which yields MNSSELTQPRAWSVFGLNSFRAKFMIVVGGAVLFDLLVGGGVALWNVNRLSRDATTQIERGLTNASQEYLQNYIETTALRADLLFDRMHSEVTALAGTMQTLIDHPEAKAEIGEALAKNPYFNPPLSYHSDGNWVQNPPGSTSVMSVWGYLLSPAHQPKPEVLRDVQDSAVFDIFSASLMATGTKKLQIYYVGPKQQPIMRTTPYSDQAQTFDKLYPGHNKANFWDFFFPGVYESWQRWIKEPDSRPVEGESITATAPYIDAITGKLIVSFFHPLWTRDRTDVAGMVASDVTLDQLAEIVESIKVAETGFGFLTMSNGNVLAIKPEGQKTLGLKIASGAEGQGVTGLDRSLKKSTHAAVAALELPADDRTVIKHILIDENGQAEPYIVALRRLEAVNLWNSDGSITAENQMLGFVVPEREIYASLFAAQESISDATNRILITQIIAIIISLLIVFAAVFGISKRITAGLSALAGAARRLQSQDYSVRVSVPTHDEVGEAALAFNRMAEEISFHTENLEHLVDERTKELEGANQEIVALNNRLRDENIRLSAELAVAKQIQMMVLPKRGELDVIPEVEIAAFMRPADEVGGDYYDVLQDGARVKIGIGDVTGHGLESGVLMLMVQSVARALQETSERDPRQFLDRLNRAIYKNLERTNSDKHLSLAFLDFEGERVTLSGQHEEVLVIRSNGEVERIDTIDLGLPIGLERDISPFVDVRDIPFGSGDVIVLHTDGLTEAENQDGKLFGFDQLCKSASTHHGGSAEEIKSGIIDDLMAHIGTHKIHDDITLVIMRHR from the coding sequence ATGAACAGCTCCGAACTAACTCAGCCCAGAGCTTGGTCTGTCTTTGGGCTTAACAGTTTCCGCGCGAAGTTCATGATTGTCGTGGGAGGAGCGGTGCTGTTTGACCTCCTCGTTGGCGGCGGCGTCGCGTTGTGGAATGTAAACAGACTTTCTCGCGACGCGACAACCCAGATCGAGAGGGGCCTCACCAACGCGAGTCAGGAATACCTCCAGAACTATATCGAGACGACGGCGCTGCGCGCGGATCTCCTTTTTGACCGCATGCATTCGGAGGTAACCGCGCTCGCAGGCACCATGCAGACACTGATCGATCATCCGGAGGCAAAGGCCGAGATTGGTGAGGCGCTGGCGAAGAACCCCTATTTCAATCCGCCGCTCAGTTACCACAGCGATGGAAACTGGGTGCAGAATCCGCCGGGATCGACTTCTGTCATGAGTGTGTGGGGATATCTCCTTTCCCCCGCTCATCAACCAAAGCCGGAAGTTCTCCGCGATGTTCAGGACAGCGCTGTTTTCGACATTTTCAGCGCGAGCTTGATGGCGACGGGCACGAAGAAGCTCCAGATCTACTACGTGGGGCCGAAGCAACAGCCGATCATGCGCACGACGCCATATTCCGATCAGGCTCAGACTTTCGACAAGCTCTATCCAGGCCACAATAAAGCAAATTTCTGGGATTTCTTCTTTCCAGGGGTTTACGAAAGCTGGCAGAGATGGATCAAAGAGCCGGATTCGCGCCCGGTAGAAGGCGAGAGCATTACCGCGACAGCCCCTTATATCGATGCGATTACCGGCAAGCTCATAGTCAGCTTCTTCCATCCGCTCTGGACCAGGGATCGCACAGACGTCGCCGGGATGGTTGCTTCCGACGTTACGCTCGATCAGCTCGCTGAGATAGTCGAAAGCATCAAGGTGGCTGAGACGGGTTTCGGTTTTCTTACCATGTCGAACGGCAACGTACTCGCGATCAAGCCCGAGGGCCAGAAAACGCTTGGGCTCAAGATTGCGAGTGGTGCGGAGGGTCAAGGCGTTACGGGCCTTGACCGCTCGCTCAAAAAAAGTACGCATGCGGCCGTTGCGGCGCTTGAACTTCCCGCCGACGACCGGACCGTGATCAAACACATATTGATTGATGAGAATGGCCAAGCCGAGCCTTACATTGTCGCACTTCGGCGACTAGAGGCAGTCAATCTCTGGAACAGCGACGGATCCATAACAGCTGAAAACCAGATGCTTGGCTTCGTGGTTCCGGAGCGGGAAATCTATGCATCTCTCTTTGCAGCCCAGGAGAGCATCTCCGACGCGACCAACCGTATACTGATTACACAAATCATCGCAATCATCATCTCACTGCTGATCGTCTTTGCAGCTGTCTTCGGAATTTCAAAACGTATCACGGCCGGTCTCAGTGCTCTTGCCGGCGCCGCCAGGCGGCTCCAGTCGCAAGACTACTCAGTCCGGGTGAGTGTTCCCACCCACGACGAGGTCGGAGAAGCAGCCCTGGCGTTCAACAGAATGGCTGAAGAGATCAGCTTTCACACCGAAAACCTCGAGCATCTCGTAGATGAACGAACCAAGGAACTCGAGGGCGCCAATCAAGAAATTGTAGCGCTGAACAATAGATTGCGAGATGAGAATATCCGGCTTAGTGCTGAGCTGGCGGTCGCCAAACAGATCCAGATGATGGTGTTGCCTAAGCGCGGTGAGCTCGACGTAATTCCCGAAGTAGAAATCGCCGCCTTTATGAGGCCAGCGGACGAAGTTGGCGGCGATTACTACGACGTCTTGCAAGATGGAGCGCGCGTCAAGATTGGAATCGGAGATGTGACCGGCCACGGACTTGAAAGTGGGGTTCTAATGCTCATGGTTCAATCCGTCGCACGGGCGCTGCAGGAGACCAGCGAGAGGGACCCGCGTCAGTTCCTGGATCGGCTGAACAGGGCTATCTACAAGAACCTGGAACGGACCAACAGCGATAAGCACCTTTCTCTCGCCTTTCTAGATTTTGAAGGTGAGCGCGTGACGCTCTCCGGTCAGCACGAGGAGGTGCTCGTTATTCGTTCAAATGGTGAGGTCGAGCGAATCGACACGATCGACCTCGGGTTGCCGATCGGCTTGGAACGCGACATATCTCCGTTCGTTGATGTACGCGACATTCCTTTTGGCAGCGGCGACGTGATCGTGCTGCACACCGACGGCCTCACCGAGGCGGAAAATCAGGACGGCAAGCTTTTTGGCTTTGATCAGCTTTGTAAAAGTGCGAGCACACATCATGGTGGGAGCGCAGAAGAAATCAAATCGGGAATTATTGACGACCTTATGGCGCATATCGGAACGCATAAGATCCACGATGACATCACCCTCGTAATCATGAGACATAGGTAG
- a CDS encoding EAL domain-containing protein, producing the protein MWSWLSRLLDGVANGDSSSNFSSASDACLTDFLENTTDAVSFYDRQFRLTHYAAKFRNSRGQVASGTPVWEIYPDFLDTRVRGEFDRVLHGGSPATVDLRQPPSEAPRTAFIFSAGDGLGIIEYKETEQRGRTDAEEREHTMLLHQATYDALTGLQNRRRFSERLQEVLAGDGSRKKAALLQIDLDEFKAVNDTLGHEAGDTLLQRAAERIRNALQEDETAYRLAGDEFAIIQSAKDHPVEAERLANSLIDVLKAPFVINGIPVFVGASIGIAFTPEHGTESEQLMKAADVALYAAKRDGRGCARIFNRSMLLLLEQRENLRRNLRVALERGELYVEYQPLIRPPSSVVGFEALLRWLHPELGIIPPSVFIPIAEADGLMDEIGRWVLENACRQATKWPSSLIVAVNLSPAQFLSGSLTDTVAQIIDAVGIRADRLELEITETVLLEQTIDNLDTLNTLNVLGIRVSLDDFGTYYSSLSYLKNFPFDTLKIDQYFIRDLETDRKSQTIVRSIIGMAHGLGISVTAEGVETPGQAQWLIGEHCDGLQGHFLGKPLRAEATLEFVRQSPSIAAGAGQNQIDRSSVQSLHPARRKT; encoded by the coding sequence TTGTGGAGCTGGCTATCACGATTGTTGGATGGCGTAGCGAATGGGGATTCCTCAAGCAATTTTTCTTCTGCGAGCGACGCGTGTCTCACGGATTTTTTAGAGAACACGACCGACGCTGTGTCCTTCTACGACCGCCAGTTCCGCCTTACCCACTATGCAGCCAAATTCAGAAACTCCCGCGGTCAAGTAGCAAGCGGCACCCCTGTGTGGGAGATCTACCCGGATTTTCTCGATACCAGGGTTCGCGGCGAATTTGATCGCGTTCTCCACGGCGGCTCGCCGGCCACTGTCGATCTGCGGCAGCCGCCGAGCGAGGCGCCTCGTACGGCTTTCATTTTCAGCGCTGGGGATGGCCTAGGGATCATTGAGTACAAGGAAACCGAGCAGAGGGGACGGACTGATGCGGAAGAACGGGAGCACACGATGCTCCTCCACCAGGCAACGTATGACGCATTGACCGGACTGCAGAATCGGCGGCGGTTCAGCGAACGCTTGCAGGAAGTGTTGGCCGGCGACGGGTCAAGAAAAAAAGCGGCACTTCTACAAATCGACCTTGATGAATTTAAAGCGGTCAATGACACGCTCGGTCATGAAGCAGGCGACACGTTGCTTCAACGGGCTGCGGAACGCATTCGGAACGCGCTTCAGGAAGACGAAACCGCCTATCGATTGGCTGGAGACGAATTCGCCATTATTCAGTCGGCTAAGGATCATCCAGTCGAAGCCGAGCGCCTCGCCAATTCGCTGATCGACGTGCTCAAGGCGCCGTTCGTCATTAATGGCATTCCGGTTTTCGTCGGCGCGAGCATTGGAATTGCTTTCACACCGGAGCACGGGACAGAGAGTGAGCAACTGATGAAGGCGGCAGATGTTGCCCTTTACGCAGCCAAAAGAGATGGACGCGGCTGCGCCAGAATCTTCAACCGTTCGATGCTGCTTCTGCTCGAACAACGCGAGAATTTAAGGCGCAATCTTCGAGTGGCGCTGGAGCGGGGCGAACTCTATGTTGAATATCAACCGCTTATTCGACCTCCCTCGTCGGTGGTTGGCTTCGAAGCGCTGCTGCGGTGGCTTCACCCCGAGCTTGGCATCATTCCTCCGAGCGTGTTCATCCCGATTGCCGAAGCCGATGGTCTGATGGACGAGATTGGGCGGTGGGTCCTGGAAAATGCGTGCCGCCAAGCGACGAAGTGGCCTTCTTCTCTTATAGTCGCAGTAAACCTGTCGCCGGCGCAGTTCCTCAGTGGTTCGCTCACAGACACGGTTGCTCAGATCATTGACGCTGTTGGAATCCGAGCCGATCGGCTGGAGCTTGAAATCACCGAGACGGTCCTTCTCGAGCAGACCATCGACAATCTTGACACATTGAACACTCTAAACGTTTTGGGAATCCGAGTCTCGCTCGATGATTTCGGTACCTACTACTCCTCGTTGAGTTATCTCAAGAATTTCCCCTTCGACACGTTAAAGATAGATCAATACTTCATAAGAGATCTTGAGACGGACCGGAAAAGTCAGACGATCGTGCGATCCATCATAGGCATGGCACACGGTTTAGGAATAAGCGTAACTGCTGAGGGAGTGGAAACGCCAGGACAGGCACAGTGGCTGATCGGGGAACACTGCGATGGCCTCCAGGGCCACTTTCTTGGGAAGCCGCTAAGAGCTGAAGCGACGCTCGAATTCGTCAGACAGTCGCCATCGATAGCAGCAGGAGCAGGGCAGAACCAAATCGACCGATCTAGCGTCCAGAGCCTGCATCCAGCGAGGCGGAAAACGTGA
- a CDS encoding MFS transporter yields MLTGGCLALLYSRIQRAIGYAGVFALGYTAMAAGFLLLILPQATLLSFAGAALIGAGYAVVSPSFVAITLNFAPPQRRGLAGGVLTASVFIGQFCSPLLSTPVTLGFGYDGLFLGAAVVLAGMASVALTGSVTRSC; encoded by the coding sequence ATGCTCACCGGAGGGTGTCTCGCGCTGCTCTACTCTCGAATTCAGCGCGCCATCGGCTATGCCGGTGTCTTCGCCTTGGGATATACCGCCATGGCTGCTGGCTTCCTACTGCTGATCCTGCCGCAGGCCACGTTGCTGAGCTTCGCCGGCGCTGCGTTGATCGGGGCTGGTTATGCGGTGGTCTCGCCCAGTTTCGTCGCTATAACGCTCAATTTCGCGCCGCCGCAGCGACGAGGCCTTGCGGGCGGCGTTCTGACGGCATCGGTCTTCATTGGACAGTTCTGCTCGCCGTTACTCAGCACGCCAGTGACTTTAGGCTTTGGGTATGATGGACTGTTCCTCGGCGCGGCTGTCGTTTTGGCAGGCATGGCCTCAGTGGCATTAACGGGCAGTGTAACGCGCTCGTGCTAG
- a CDS encoding methyltransferase domain-containing protein has product MNLYDLQPRFKAQYDVNNQEYSISGVVRPQSIDELAPSMALLKDSIERVRGVLYVNIKRLTQMNNTAFHVFSRVIIDACRTRPDLKFVVITSSVVGWMTRKFGRLNRIEPNITVEEYDGEFYPGQSFLEQGGFIPILRTQTKMTWRHERTILPRHGMQPGITMADVCCGIGDFAVLVQKEFQPARIVALDHSRSSLAYARNVAAEFDIKGIEYTYGDASEMLLEDDQFDLVTCRHSLQVFNKPELILSELFRICRPGGRVYITNEKNSHCLGEPRADSIQWTYNEVAKLWAHFQMDIELGPKSRRYLIEAGFEDIRVESFMVTNHDGDPQDFAEVIAAWESVYAGEMAVKRGDTAKYINRFRQGFKDHIFAALHPKGYAGWPIWVASGRKPQ; this is encoded by the coding sequence TTGAACCTTTACGACCTTCAGCCGCGGTTCAAAGCGCAATACGACGTGAACAATCAGGAGTACTCCATTTCGGGTGTGGTCCGGCCGCAGTCGATCGACGAGCTCGCGCCCAGCATGGCGCTGCTGAAGGACTCCATCGAACGTGTGCGTGGCGTTCTATACGTGAATATCAAACGTCTGACGCAGATGAACAACACTGCCTTTCACGTCTTTTCGCGGGTCATCATTGACGCCTGCCGCACCCGACCCGACCTCAAGTTCGTTGTCATCACGTCAAGCGTTGTCGGCTGGATGACACGGAAGTTCGGGCGCTTGAACCGAATCGAGCCGAACATCACCGTCGAGGAATACGACGGCGAGTTCTATCCAGGACAAAGCTTTCTCGAACAAGGCGGGTTCATACCGATCCTGCGTACGCAGACGAAGATGACCTGGCGCCACGAGCGCACGATCCTACCCCGCCACGGAATGCAACCGGGCATCACAATGGCGGACGTCTGTTGTGGAATCGGTGACTTCGCGGTGCTGGTGCAGAAGGAGTTCCAGCCAGCGCGGATAGTCGCCCTCGACCACTCCAGATCGAGCCTGGCGTACGCGCGAAACGTAGCGGCGGAGTTCGACATCAAAGGAATCGAGTACACTTATGGTGACGCATCAGAAATGCTGCTTGAGGACGATCAGTTCGACCTTGTGACGTGCCGCCATTCCTTGCAGGTCTTCAACAAGCCCGAGCTGATCCTTAGCGAACTGTTTCGAATTTGCAGGCCAGGCGGACGCGTCTATATTACCAATGAAAAGAATTCCCACTGTCTGGGTGAACCGCGCGCCGACAGCATCCAGTGGACTTATAACGAAGTCGCCAAGCTTTGGGCGCACTTTCAAATGGACATCGAGCTTGGCCCGAAGAGCCGACGATACTTGATCGAAGCGGGGTTTGAAGACATTCGTGTCGAGTCTTTCATGGTCACCAATCATGACGGCGATCCCCAGGATTTCGCGGAGGTGATTGCAGCGTGGGAGAGCGTCTACGCAGGGGAGATGGCGGTTAAGCGCGGCGATACTGCAAAGTACATCAATCGGTTCCGACAAGGCTTCAAAGACCACATCTTCGCTGCGCTCCATCCGAAAGGCTATGCCGGCTGGCCAATCTGGGTCGCATCGGGGCGCAAGCCGCAATGA
- a CDS encoding ATP-binding protein, with product MATLFGTADIASGARENVSRVRLFDGPLDVSWHHCATTSDFIADLFALRVRSSRDDYREVRHSIGYLVNELIENAVKFRAPGEVMIEASIDSESFKVKVSNSLDGETASGFQSLLARITAGDPGDLLIQRLEANAADPGASSSGLGLLTLMSDYDARLAWIFSPADEGDRICLETYASIPVRHAPN from the coding sequence GTGGCGACACTGTTCGGAACGGCTGATATTGCTAGTGGCGCGCGAGAGAACGTCAGTCGCGTGCGATTGTTCGATGGACCTCTTGACGTGAGTTGGCATCATTGCGCCACCACCTCGGACTTCATTGCGGATCTCTTCGCGCTGCGTGTTCGATCATCTCGCGACGACTACAGAGAAGTACGGCACAGCATCGGGTATTTGGTTAACGAACTCATCGAAAACGCGGTCAAATTCCGTGCACCGGGCGAGGTCATGATCGAGGCATCGATCGATTCGGAGAGTTTCAAGGTGAAAGTCTCGAATTCACTCGACGGCGAAACCGCCTCTGGATTTCAAAGCCTACTGGCCCGGATCACAGCCGGTGATCCAGGTGACCTCCTGATTCAACGGCTCGAAGCGAACGCGGCAGACCCTGGCGCGTCAAGTTCGGGGCTGGGATTGTTGACGCTGATGAGCGACTACGATGCACGTTTAGCTTGGATATTCAGCCCGGCCGACGAAGGCGATCGGATTTGTTTGGAAACATATGCTTCTATTCCGGTTCGACACGCTCCCAATTAA
- a CDS encoding FAD-dependent monooxygenase: MGNVLVVGAGPVGLTMAAELARHRIRCRIIDRLPEPLPYCRAIGVTPRTLEVWDDMGIARTMIDAGLWIEGMRSVVHGRPPTDIRLNLPELPYAELGLPQYETERLLAAHLAGYGIEVERGFNLVGLTQNDCEAIVRLACDGNEEEAGFRYIVGCDGAHSAVRQALGIGFPGEAFPMMFMLGDVHIDWDLPRGLSLRALRLVEGGPPDMFIAVPLPEQGRYRVSMLAPPELNTAGGSDHGIQAETSGPELRDIQSVADSILPDKPQISDLRWSSTFRISMRLADRYRQGRVFIAGDAAHIHPPTGGQGMNTGVQDAYNLAWKLALVLKGAAPDALLDSYEAERRPVGAEVVERTKAASIGYGRERGGKPDRLADTQILVSYRESAWVRGDGTDVADSAPAPGDRAPDVAGLRRHNVGFPLRLFDILRGTDHVLIAHLPGAYVADRFADFAAFTQVNRAQWNDSCRVVAIVSAEADDLPNVPGIAIYKDADGGFATAYGGRKAAFLFRPDGYLGWRGESWRATGLMDYWNAVFGQKRV, from the coding sequence GTGGGAAATGTCCTGGTAGTGGGAGCGGGCCCCGTCGGACTCACGATGGCGGCCGAACTCGCCCGTCACCGTATTCGCTGCCGCATCATAGACCGGCTTCCGGAGCCCTTGCCTTATTGCCGGGCCATCGGTGTGACGCCGCGCACGCTCGAGGTTTGGGACGACATGGGCATTGCCCGAACGATGATTGATGCAGGCCTATGGATCGAGGGTATGCGCTCCGTTGTCCATGGCCGGCCGCCAACTGATATTCGTCTCAACCTGCCGGAATTGCCTTATGCAGAGTTGGGTCTTCCGCAGTACGAAACGGAGCGCCTGCTTGCTGCCCATCTCGCCGGCTACGGTATCGAGGTCGAGCGGGGCTTCAATCTGGTCGGCCTGACGCAAAACGACTGCGAAGCCATTGTCCGGCTTGCCTGCGACGGAAATGAGGAGGAGGCTGGTTTCCGTTACATCGTCGGCTGTGACGGCGCGCACAGCGCTGTCCGGCAAGCGCTTGGTATTGGGTTTCCGGGCGAAGCCTTCCCGATGATGTTCATGCTTGGCGATGTTCACATTGACTGGGATTTGCCCCGCGGACTATCGCTTCGCGCTCTGCGTCTCGTCGAAGGCGGCCCTCCGGACATGTTCATCGCCGTTCCGCTGCCGGAGCAAGGTCGCTACCGTGTTTCTATGCTGGCGCCGCCGGAACTCAATACTGCCGGCGGTTCGGATCATGGCATTCAGGCCGAGACCAGCGGGCCGGAACTCCGCGATATCCAGTCGGTGGCGGATAGCATTCTGCCCGACAAGCCCCAAATTAGCGACCTGCGCTGGTCTTCCACTTTCCGCATCAGCATGCGGCTTGCCGATCGTTACCGCCAAGGCCGCGTCTTCATTGCGGGCGATGCTGCCCATATCCACCCGCCCACGGGCGGCCAGGGGATGAACACAGGCGTTCAGGATGCGTACAACCTCGCCTGGAAGCTCGCCCTTGTCCTTAAAGGAGCGGCGCCGGATGCACTGCTCGACAGCTACGAAGCCGAGCGCCGTCCGGTCGGCGCCGAGGTGGTGGAGCGTACTAAGGCGGCAAGTATCGGATACGGTCGCGAAAGGGGAGGAAAACCCGATCGTCTCGCTGACACGCAGATCCTTGTATCTTATCGGGAAAGTGCTTGGGTGAGGGGCGACGGCACGGACGTCGCCGACTCCGCGCCTGCGCCCGGCGACCGGGCTCCCGACGTAGCAGGCCTGCGGCGGCACAATGTCGGTTTTCCGCTTCGTCTTTTCGACATTCTGCGCGGCACGGATCACGTTCTTATCGCTCACTTGCCTGGTGCATATGTGGCGGACCGCTTCGCCGATTTCGCGGCTTTCACCCAGGTCAATCGGGCGCAATGGAACGACTCCTGCCGAGTGGTGGCAATCGTTTCGGCTGAAGCCGACGATCTGCCGAACGTACCTGGAATAGCTATCTACAAGGACGCCGACGGCGGTTTTGCAACCGCATATGGAGGTCGGAAAGCCGCCTTCCTTTTCCGGCCGGATGGCTATCTCGGCTGGCGAGGCGAATCGTGGCGAGCGACGGGTCTAATGGACTATTGGAATGCTGTTTTCGGCCAAAAGCGTGTCTAG